In Lotus japonicus ecotype B-129 chromosome 5, LjGifu_v1.2, one genomic interval encodes:
- the LOC130720625 gene encoding zinc finger A20 and AN1 domain-containing stress-associated protein 8-like, which translates to MESHEETGCQAPERPILCINNCGFFGRAATMNMCSKCYKDMLLKQEQDKLAAASVENIVNGASGCSGKQALTVDVQVGNAEFKTVCTEIREDSSSGENSEVKAKTGPNRCATCRKRVGFTGFSCKCGNLFCAIHRYSDKHDCPFDYQTLGRDSIAKANPVIKADKLDKI; encoded by the coding sequence ATGGAGTCTCATGAAGAAACAGGATGCCAGGCTCCAGAACGTCCCATACTTTGCATTAATAATTGTGGCTTCTTTGGAAGGGCTGCTACTATGAATATGTGTTCCAAATGTTACAAGGACATGCTGTTGAAGCAGGAACAGGACAAACTTGCAGCAGCGTCGGTTGAAAACATTGTGAACGGAGCCTCCGGCTGCAGCGGGAAACAGGCTCTGACCGTAGATGTACAAGTTGGAAATGCAGAGTTCAAGACAGTCTGCACTGAGATCCGCGAGGATTCATCTTCTGGTGAGAATTCGGAGGTGAAAGCCAAGACAGGTCCCAACAGATGTGCTACTTGTCGGAAGCGTGTTGGATTCACTGGTTTCAGCTGCAAGTGCGGAAATCTCTTTTGTGCAATTCACCGGTATTCTGACAAACACGATTGCCCCTTTGATTATCAGACTCTTGGTCGGGATTCCATAGCGAAAGCCAACCCTGTAATTAAGGCTGATAAGCTTGACAAAATCTAG